The Bernardetia litoralis DSM 6794 genome includes a window with the following:
- a CDS encoding DNA-directed RNA polymerase subunit omega — MSAKKFNPRRVQTANLHTRDVQAIIAATGNLYESISVISRRSRQISTETKEELNQKISEFNVGTDSLEEVFENKEQIEVSRQYERMPKSTSLATDELMEGKIFYRYRQSEERKTSL; from the coding sequence ATGTCAGCTAAAAAATTTAATCCTCGTCGTGTTCAGACTGCTAACCTTCATACTCGTGATGTACAAGCTATCATTGCAGCAACAGGCAACCTTTACGAGTCTATTTCTGTAATTTCTAGACGTTCTCGTCAGATTTCAACAGAAACAAAAGAAGAATTGAACCAAAAAATTTCAGAGTTTAATGTTGGAACAGATTCTTTAGAAGAGGTTTTTGAGAATAAAGAACAAATTGAGGTTTCTCGCCAATATGAGCGTATGCCAAAATCAACTTCTTTGGCAACAGATGAGCTAATGGAAGGAAAAATATTCTATCGTTATCGTCAGTCAGAAGAAAGAAAAACTTCTTTGTAA
- a CDS encoding outer membrane protein assembly factor BamD: protein MKLQSMKNIQLVFLLICTLLVTGIFSSCSKFTKAMSNPNWRERDKMAQKYYEEGDYYRAGLLWEDVVPIVKGDPRAEDIQFKYAYCHFYQKQYLLAAYYFKNFYFTYRRSPNAPEAYFMNAFSLYKDSPRTHLDQESSKEAIQAFQDVINTYPESDYAKRASNHLDELRAKLELKAFENAELFYNLGRFKSAVIALENFQKDFPDAPQLDEAAFLRLKSEYDLARNSIYSKQKERYELSKEYYFYLIDRYPQSTFVRDAENIYGNIEKALKNIEKGEIIDTKEKDKKDPKKITTSEGSAGESE, encoded by the coding sequence ATGAAACTTCAATCAATGAAAAACATACAATTAGTATTTCTTTTAATATGTACTTTATTAGTTACAGGTATTTTTAGTTCTTGTAGCAAATTCACAAAAGCGATGTCAAATCCAAACTGGCGTGAGCGTGATAAAATGGCTCAAAAATACTACGAAGAGGGTGATTATTACCGTGCAGGTCTATTATGGGAAGATGTAGTTCCGATAGTAAAAGGCGACCCACGAGCAGAAGATATTCAGTTCAAATATGCCTATTGTCATTTTTATCAAAAGCAATATCTTTTGGCAGCTTATTACTTCAAAAACTTCTATTTTACGTATCGTAGAAGTCCGAATGCTCCAGAGGCTTATTTTATGAATGCTTTTTCATTGTATAAAGATTCTCCTCGTACACACCTTGACCAAGAAAGCTCAAAAGAAGCTATTCAAGCCTTTCAAGATGTAATTAATACATATCCAGAGAGTGATTATGCCAAACGAGCAAGTAATCATTTGGATGAACTCAGAGCAAAACTAGAATTAAAAGCCTTTGAAAATGCAGAATTATTTTATAACCTAGGTCGTTTCAAGTCTGCTGTAATTGCTTTAGAAAACTTTCAAAAAGATTTTCCAGATGCCCCACAACTTGATGAAGCAGCTTTTCTACGTTTAAAATCTGAATATGATTTGGCAAGAAATAGTATTTATAGCAAACAAAAAGAACGCTATGAACTTTCTAAGGAATACTATTTTTATTTGATAGACCGTTATCCACAAAGTACATTTGTCAGAGATGCTGAAAATATCTATGGTAATATAGAAAAAGCACTCAAAAATATAGAAAAAGGTGAAATCATAGACACTAAAGAAAAAGATAAAAAAGATCCTAAAAAAATAACTACTTCAGAAGGTTCTGCTGGAGAATCTGAATAA
- the der gene encoding ribosome biogenesis GTPase Der: MSNIVAIVGRPNVGKSTLFNRLVEERKAIMHDESGVTRDRHYGQSEWNGNFFTVIDTGGYVVGSEDVFEKAIREQVEIAMEEASVILFMVDTHVGVNPLDEEFVKVLRRSRKPIYLVANKVENFEHRTNATEFYNLGIGELYCVSSQTGTGTGDLLDDVVKNFEEIGDEDPNAGLPKIAILGRPNVGKSSFLNILLGEERTIVSDISGTTRDSIDTHYKAYGQEFILTDTAGMRRKARVKENIEFYSVMRSLKALDDCDVCIVMIDATQKLESQDLTLIRLAADRYKGIVLIANKWDLVEKDSKTAHEYTLEMQQSLGSAAWVPIIFTSMLTKQRVFQSIEKAIEVYEARKQKISTSKLNNILLPDIKRTPPPVHRGKNINIKYITQLQGNAPLFAFFTNYPQHVHESYKRFLENKIREHFGFEGVPIRIIFKEK, translated from the coding sequence ATGTCAAATATTGTAGCTATTGTAGGACGACCAAATGTCGGTAAATCTACTCTTTTTAATCGTTTAGTTGAAGAACGCAAAGCCATCATGCATGATGAAAGTGGCGTTACTAGAGATAGACATTACGGACAAAGTGAATGGAATGGTAATTTTTTTACAGTCATTGATACAGGTGGATATGTCGTTGGTTCAGAAGATGTGTTTGAGAAAGCAATTCGTGAACAAGTAGAAATTGCAATGGAAGAGGCCAGCGTAATTTTATTTATGGTAGATACTCATGTAGGTGTAAATCCTCTTGATGAAGAGTTTGTAAAAGTATTGCGTCGTTCAAGAAAACCCATTTATTTGGTAGCTAATAAAGTAGAAAACTTTGAACATAGAACAAATGCAACAGAATTTTATAATTTAGGAATAGGCGAATTATATTGTGTTTCTTCCCAAACAGGAACAGGAACAGGAGATTTATTAGATGATGTAGTAAAAAACTTTGAAGAAATAGGAGATGAAGACCCAAATGCAGGATTGCCAAAAATAGCTATTCTAGGACGACCAAATGTAGGTAAATCTTCATTTTTAAATATTCTTTTAGGAGAAGAAAGAACAATTGTTTCTGATATTTCAGGAACAACTAGAGATTCAATTGATACACACTATAAAGCCTATGGACAAGAATTTATCTTGACTGATACAGCAGGAATGCGTAGAAAAGCAAGAGTAAAAGAAAATATTGAGTTTTATTCAGTAATGCGTTCTTTAAAGGCTTTAGATGATTGTGATGTTTGTATTGTCATGATTGATGCCACTCAAAAACTAGAATCACAAGATTTGACATTGATACGTTTGGCAGCAGACAGATATAAAGGAATTGTTCTGATTGCTAACAAATGGGATTTGGTAGAAAAAGATTCCAAAACGGCACACGAATATACCTTAGAGATGCAGCAAAGTCTTGGGTCAGCTGCATGGGTGCCAATTATTTTTACCTCAATGCTAACTAAACAACGAGTTTTTCAAAGTATAGAAAAAGCCATTGAAGTATATGAAGCTAGAAAACAAAAAATTTCTACTTCAAAACTTAATAATATTTTATTACCAGATATTAAAAGAACGCCACCACCTGTTCACCGTGGAAAAAATATAAATATCAAATATATTACACAGCTTCAAGGAAATGCTCCATTATTTGCATTTTTTACTAATTATCCTCAGCATGTACACGAATCATATAAACGATTTTTAGAAAATAAAATACGTGAACATTTCGGTTTTGAAGGTGTGCCAATTCGTATTATTTTTAAAGAGAAATAA
- a CDS encoding acyl-CoA carboxylase subunit beta yields MSQQNPYNGQNPNEILDRKNAEAMLGGGQNRIDAQHKRGKLTARERIELLLDEGSFEEIGRFVMHRTKDFGLDKQHYLGDSVVTGYGTVSGRLIYVFSQDFTVFGGSLSEAHAEKVCKLMDLAMKNGAPIIGLNDSGGARIQEGVVSLAGYADIFYRNTRASGVIPQLSAIMGPCAGGAVYSPAITDFIMMVENTSYMFVTGPNVVKTVTHEEVTSEELGGASAHSTKSGVAHFSCANEVQCIEDLKKLLSYIPQNCEEIAPVYPYEAKDDELRPALNTIVPDGANKPYDMREVIEATIDEDSFLEVHKNYAENILVGFGRIGGRSIGIVGNQPSNLAGCLNIDASKKAARFVRFCDAFNIPLLVLVDVPGFLPGTDQEWNGVINDGAKLLYAFSEATVPRITVITRKAYGGAYDVMNSKHIGADMNFAYPNAEIAVMGAKGAAEIIFKNEIKASENPAEKLKEKEDEYNEKFANPYRAAHRGYIDEVILPEQTRQKLLRAFKMLENKVDSLPRKKHGNLPL; encoded by the coding sequence ATGAGCCAACAAAACCCATACAACGGACAAAATCCAAATGAAATTTTAGACCGAAAAAATGCAGAGGCAATGCTCGGTGGTGGACAAAATCGTATTGATGCACAACACAAACGAGGGAAACTCACAGCCAGAGAACGTATAGAATTGCTTTTAGATGAAGGTTCTTTTGAAGAAATTGGACGTTTTGTAATGCATCGAACTAAAGATTTTGGATTAGACAAACAACATTATTTAGGTGATAGTGTCGTTACTGGTTATGGAACAGTAAGTGGGCGTTTGATTTATGTTTTTTCGCAAGATTTTACTGTTTTTGGTGGTTCGCTTTCAGAAGCACACGCTGAAAAAGTCTGTAAATTAATGGATTTGGCAATGAAAAATGGTGCGCCTATTATTGGACTCAATGATTCGGGTGGTGCTAGGATTCAAGAAGGTGTTGTTTCTTTGGCTGGTTATGCAGATATTTTTTATAGAAATACGAGAGCTTCAGGTGTAATTCCTCAACTTTCTGCTATTATGGGACCTTGTGCTGGTGGTGCTGTTTATTCTCCAGCAATTACAGATTTTATTATGATGGTAGAAAATACGTCATATATGTTTGTAACAGGCCCGAATGTTGTCAAAACGGTTACACATGAAGAAGTTACTTCAGAAGAATTAGGTGGAGCAAGTGCACACAGTACCAAAAGTGGGGTTGCTCATTTTTCGTGTGCAAATGAAGTTCAGTGCATCGAAGATTTGAAAAAACTTCTTTCTTATATTCCTCAAAACTGCGAAGAAATTGCGCCAGTTTATCCGTATGAAGCGAAAGACGATGAATTACGTCCAGCCTTGAATACTATTGTGCCAGATGGTGCCAATAAACCGTATGATATGCGTGAAGTTATTGAAGCAACAATCGACGAAGATAGTTTTTTAGAAGTTCATAAAAATTATGCTGAAAATATTCTAGTTGGTTTTGGTAGAATTGGTGGGCGTAGCATCGGAATTGTAGGAAATCAACCTTCAAATTTAGCTGGTTGTTTGAATATTGATGCAAGTAAAAAAGCTGCTCGTTTTGTTCGTTTTTGTGATGCTTTTAATATTCCATTGCTTGTTTTGGTAGATGTACCTGGATTTTTGCCAGGAACAGACCAAGAATGGAATGGAGTAATCAATGACGGTGCAAAACTTTTGTATGCTTTTAGTGAGGCGACAGTTCCACGTATTACGGTCATTACTCGCAAGGCTTATGGAGGTGCGTATGATGTCATGAACTCAAAACATATTGGTGCAGATATGAATTTTGCTTATCCAAATGCCGAAATTGCTGTTATGGGAGCAAAAGGAGCAGCTGAAATTATCTTCAAAAATGAAATAAAGGCTTCTGAAAATCCTGCTGAAAAGCTAAAAGAAAAAGAAGACGAGTACAACGAAAAGTTTGCTAATCCGTATCGTGCAGCACATAGAGGATATATTGATGAAGTGATTTTGCCAGAACAAACAAGACAAAAATTACTACGTGCTTTCAAAATGCTAGAAAATAAAGTAGATTCTTTGCCAAGGAAAAAACATGGGAATTTGCCTTTGTAG
- a CDS encoding DNA-methyltransferase: MFQLHNKSSYTLEDIEDNSIDAIVTDPPYGISYQNNYWDKDLPSREVWENSFKKIKHGGFGLVFSSVRLMHRLMVDLEDSGFLIKDVLFWSYLNGMPKSRNVGLLIDKELGVESEKVGEYKYVQGYKKEGADSYKTSKKYKLSPSSELGKIYDGAGLGLKPAYEPIILIQKPLEKGLNVAKNVVKYGTGALNFEETRIPYEKNEGKVGHNPHEKGRVSSNIIRTDKQEDGYDKFFLVPKVRQHKDDFNFHPTLKPVELMQHLVKLTTFQDQTILDPFMGSGSTGVACMELKRKFIGYELDENYIEIAKRRIDESLKKPELF; the protein is encoded by the coding sequence ATGTTTCAACTTCATAATAAAAGCTCATACACATTAGAAGATATAGAGGATAATTCTATTGATGCCATAGTTACTGACCCCCCTTATGGGATTTCTTATCAAAATAATTATTGGGATAAAGATTTGCCAAGCAGAGAGGTTTGGGAAAATAGCTTCAAAAAAATCAAACACGGTGGTTTTGGTTTAGTTTTTAGCTCTGTACGGCTTATGCACAGACTAATGGTTGATTTAGAAGATAGTGGTTTTCTTATCAAAGACGTATTATTTTGGTCTTATCTTAATGGAATGCCTAAAAGTAGAAATGTAGGACTCTTAATAGATAAAGAGTTAGGAGTGGAAAGTGAAAAGGTTGGAGAATATAAATATGTTCAAGGATATAAAAAAGAAGGTGCAGACAGCTACAAAACAAGTAAAAAATACAAATTATCTCCAAGTTCCGAACTGGGTAAAATATATGATGGAGCAGGGTTAGGATTAAAACCTGCTTACGAGCCTATAATACTTATACAAAAACCACTTGAAAAAGGATTAAATGTTGCCAAGAATGTTGTAAAATACGGAACAGGAGCTTTGAATTTTGAAGAAACTAGAATTCCCTATGAGAAAAATGAAGGAAAAGTAGGTCATAACCCTCATGAAAAGGGTAGAGTTTCATCAAATATAATAAGAACAGACAAACAAGAAGATGGATATGATAAGTTTTTTTTAGTACCTAAAGTACGACAGCACAAAGACGATTTTAATTTTCATCCAACACTAAAGCCTGTAGAACTTATGCAACATTTAGTAAAGCTAACAACATTTCAAGACCAAACTATTTTAGATCCTTTTATGGGTAGTGGTTCTACTGGAGTTGCTTGTATGGAGTTAAAAAGAAAATTTATAGGCTACGAACTTGATGAAAATTATATTGAAATAGCAAAAAGAAGAATAGATGAGAGTTTGAAAAAACCTGAACTTTTTTAA
- a CDS encoding ComEC/Rec2 family competence protein yields MNPRDKPLFRWDSYPLVRPVLALIIGILIGEYSQIGLAFSLAVFAAFFVAYLGFYIFVKTNFKIRLSSLRLFILIGLFVGIGMSLVSNVEPKERPLHLKNNNKTVLAYQGKIISEIQERDKSYKFEFEIEKIRTEKTWQLAEGKILVYLKKNEFLSDTNFIKLANKTYNFGDDLLIKGSPILTNPPENPSSFDYQKYLKYHYIWHQDFINSYDVVLINNQNNSEIQSNLSLLQKFRKKAIDFRMYSDSILRKMIPSKQSYGVASALFLGIRDGIDNEVKNAYRSAGATHVLAVSGLHVGILSWLMAFIFGFLRKNKHTKYLYLSLLLSVLFGYAFLTGLSPSVLRASVMFAIIQIGQTFSKRANIYNNLAFSAFILLVLSPYMIFEVGFQLSYLAVLGIVLIQPKIAKIYKPPNKFIKYFWELLTVSIAAQLITFPICLYYFHQFPTYFWLSGFVVIPAAVVILCGAIAIILFSFFGTMISCFLGVALSYIIEFVNYLIFGIEKLPFSVLSTIRLSFPESMILYAFMIGLFCFFVLPRRIFFYFSLLCSLLFFGVNLYKNLEAENQKRLVFYQIRKGFALSLQEGRRSSTLLDSANFYNKEAQSYWLTGDLLSNGKTQNNLLNLDSIYTENSKNEIVQIRDWNGGKIILWNNKTILLWNKKLDKETKFLPKLDNIEIVWISNNPIYTLAELKNIKMKHLIFDDTNYNSRVKLLANEAKVNKISAIILKNGAFQKEYK; encoded by the coding sequence ATGAACCCACGAGATAAACCTCTTTTTCGTTGGGATTCGTATCCACTTGTTCGTCCTGTTTTGGCGTTGATAATTGGTATTCTGATAGGTGAATATTCTCAAATTGGTTTGGCTTTTTCATTGGCTGTTTTTGCTGCTTTTTTCGTGGCTTATTTAGGATTTTATATTTTCGTAAAAACAAACTTCAAAATTCGTCTTTCTTCACTTCGTTTATTTATTTTAATTGGTCTTTTTGTAGGAATAGGAATGTCTTTAGTTTCTAACGTAGAGCCAAAAGAACGACCTTTACACTTGAAAAATAATAATAAAACTGTTTTAGCTTATCAAGGAAAAATCATCTCAGAGATTCAAGAACGTGATAAATCCTATAAATTTGAGTTTGAAATAGAAAAAATTCGTACCGAAAAAACGTGGCAACTAGCAGAAGGAAAAATTCTTGTTTATCTCAAAAAAAATGAATTTCTAAGTGATACAAATTTTATAAAATTAGCCAATAAAACATATAATTTTGGCGATGATTTGTTAATAAAAGGTTCTCCCATTCTGACAAATCCACCAGAAAATCCTTCTTCATTTGATTATCAAAAATACTTAAAATACCATTACATTTGGCATCAAGATTTTATAAATTCGTATGATGTTGTTTTAATTAATAATCAAAATAATTCTGAAATTCAAAGTAACTTATCTCTTTTGCAAAAATTTCGTAAAAAAGCGATTGATTTTAGAATGTATTCAGATAGTATTTTGAGAAAAATGATTCCTTCAAAACAGAGTTATGGAGTTGCAAGCGCACTTTTTTTGGGTATTAGAGATGGAATTGATAACGAGGTCAAAAATGCTTATCGTTCTGCTGGTGCTACTCATGTTTTGGCTGTTTCGGGCTTGCATGTTGGTATTTTGAGCTGGCTTATGGCTTTTATATTTGGCTTTTTGAGAAAAAATAAACACACAAAATACCTTTATTTATCCTTGCTTTTGAGTGTTTTGTTTGGATATGCTTTTCTTACTGGACTTTCACCTTCTGTGCTTCGTGCTTCGGTGATGTTTGCGATTATTCAAATTGGACAAACATTTAGCAAACGTGCAAATATCTATAATAATCTAGCTTTTTCTGCCTTTATTTTGCTTGTGTTGAGTCCTTATATGATTTTTGAAGTAGGTTTTCAACTTTCTTATTTGGCAGTTTTAGGAATTGTACTTATCCAACCCAAAATTGCTAAAATTTACAAACCACCTAATAAATTTATAAAATATTTTTGGGAATTATTGACTGTTTCAATAGCTGCTCAACTTATTACTTTTCCTATTTGTCTTTATTATTTCCATCAATTTCCTACTTATTTTTGGCTTTCTGGCTTTGTAGTTATTCCTGCTGCTGTTGTAATTTTGTGTGGAGCGATTGCAATAATTTTATTTAGTTTTTTTGGAACAATGATAAGCTGTTTTTTAGGAGTTGCTTTGTCTTATATCATAGAATTTGTCAATTATTTAATCTTTGGAATAGAAAAGTTACCTTTTTCAGTTTTATCAACTATTCGCCTTAGTTTTCCTGAAAGTATGATTTTATATGCCTTTATGATAGGTTTATTCTGCTTTTTTGTTTTGCCAAGAAGAATTTTTTTCTACTTTTCGTTACTTTGTAGTTTGCTTTTTTTTGGAGTAAATTTATACAAAAATTTAGAAGCAGAAAATCAGAAACGATTGGTTTTTTATCAAATTAGAAAAGGTTTTGCTCTGTCTTTACAAGAAGGAAGACGAAGCAGTACACTTTTAGATTCAGCAAATTTTTATAATAAAGAAGCTCAAAGTTATTGGCTTACTGGAGATTTACTTTCAAATGGAAAAACTCAAAATAACCTTCTCAATTTAGATTCTATTTACACAGAAAATAGTAAAAATGAAATAGTACAAATCCGTGATTGGAATGGAGGGAAAATTATTCTTTGGAACAATAAAACAATTTTGTTGTGGAATAAAAAGCTAGATAAAGAAACCAAATTTCTTCCGAAATTAGATAATATTGAAATTGTTTGGATAAGCAATAATCCGATTTATACCTTGGCAGAACTCAAGAATATTAAAATGAAGCATCTTATTTTTGATGATACAAATTATAATTCAAGAGTGAAATTATTAGCTAATGAAGCTAAAGTCAATAAAATTTCTGCCATTATTTTAAAAAATGGAGCTTTTCAGAAAGAGTACAAATAA
- a CDS encoding polyprenol monophosphomannose synthase, translating into MKERIVIIPTYNEIENIEAIIRAVFSLELPFHVLIIDDGSPDGTALKVKELQKEFINSLHIEERKGKLGLGTAYIHGFKWALKHDYQFIFEMDADFSHNPKDLIRLYNSCATKNEAGIRNDVAIGSRYVQGVNVVNWPMSRVLMSYFASIYVRIVTGMPIHDATAGFKCYRREVLETINLDSIKFVGYAFQIEMKFTAWKYGFVVGEVPIIFTDRTKGTSKMSSGIFKEAFFGVLQMKINSFFKKYNR; encoded by the coding sequence GTGAAAGAACGCATTGTAATTATCCCGACCTACAACGAAATCGAAAACATCGAAGCTATTATTCGTGCCGTATTTTCGTTGGAACTTCCGTTTCACGTCCTCATTATTGACGACGGTTCGCCAGACGGAACAGCTTTGAAAGTTAAAGAACTTCAAAAAGAATTTATTAATTCCCTTCATATTGAGGAACGAAAAGGCAAGCTAGGTTTAGGAACTGCCTATATCCATGGCTTCAAATGGGCTTTAAAGCACGATTATCAATTTATCTTTGAAATGGATGCTGACTTTTCGCACAATCCAAAAGATTTAATTCGTCTTTATAATTCGTGTGCCACCAAAAATGAAGCAGGAATTCGTAATGATGTAGCGATTGGTTCTCGTTATGTGCAAGGTGTAAATGTTGTAAACTGGCCTATGAGCCGTGTTTTGATGTCTTATTTTGCAAGTATTTATGTCCGAATTGTTACAGGAATGCCAATTCATGATGCAACGGCAGGTTTCAAATGTTATCGTAGAGAGGTTTTGGAAACTATCAATTTGGATTCAATAAAATTTGTTGGCTATGCCTTTCAAATTGAAATGAAATTTACAGCTTGGAAATATGGTTTTGTAGTGGGCGAAGTTCCGATTATTTTTACAGACCGAACAAAAGGAACTTCAAAAATGTCTTCAGGAATATTTAAAGAAGCATTTTTTGGTGTTCTTCAAATGAAAATCAATAGTTTTTTTAAGAAGTATAATCGTTAA